CAACGGGCATCCCAAGCCATTTAGCCACGAACTGTATACCGGGCAGGAGTAGCTCCTTATCAGTTTCAATCCCCAACGGGCATCCCAAGCCATTTAGCCTTTGAGCGTACCGTACTTATACGAGCTATACATATCCCGTTTCAATCCCCAACGGGCATCCCAAGCCATTTAGCCGAGAGGCATGAGTACTGAACAGCAGCAGCAGCAAGAGAGTTTCAATCCCCAACGGGCATCCCAAGCCATTTAGCCAGTTGTTGGCCGCCATGCCGGAGCCTGTTGGAATGTTGGTTTCAATCCCCAACGGGCATCCCAAGCCATTTAGCCGCTTTCCACGATGAGGGTCAGCCGGGTCAACAGGTGTTTCAATCCCCAACGGGCATCCCAAGCCATTTAGCCCTCTGGGGGTGGTGGAACAACGAGAAAAGGCTCACCAGTTTCAATCCCCAACGGGCATCCCAAGCCATTTAGCCCCAACAACACGGCAATTAATACCGCTGTAGCACTTAATCGTTTCAATCCCCAACGGGCATCCCAAGCCATTTAGCCCAGGCGTTCATGCGGATGGGAGCAGCGTAAAGCCATGCGTTTCAATCCCCAACGGGCATCCCAAGCCATTTAGCCTACTACAAGAAAGATGGCCGCGAGTTCAGTTTTGAAGCGTTTCAATCCCCAACGGGCATCCCAAGCCATTTAGCCGGGCTGGCGGATGCCCTGTACAGGTGTTGAAAATAATGCGTTTCAATCCCCAACGGGCATCCCAAGCCATTTAGCCGGTGTTGCACCCATGCAACACTCACCCGCTACGAAAGTTTCAATCCCCAACGGGCATCCCAAGCCATTTAGCCTGACAAACAAAAGTCAAGGAGTCAAAAACATGTACGGTTTCAATCCCCAACGGGCATCCCAAGCCATTTAGCCATTGTCTCAGGTCTATCCCAGCTTGCATACTGATTTGGGTTTCAATCCCCAACGGGCATCCCAAGCCATTTAGCCGTAGTCGAATATCAGTTAACACCGTTCGACGGACAGCCGTTTCAATCCCCAACGGGCATCCCAAGCCATTTAGCCTTGAAGCCGGGCGCTTTCATTGCGGCCTGGAAAAGCTCAGTTTCAATCCCCAACGGGCATCCCAAGCCATTTAGCCAGAGGCACCAGCCTATGGGGAACTACCCAACCAGGAAGTTTCAATCCCCAACGGGCATCCCAAGCCATTTAGCCCCGCGCTGACGACGGGCGATAGCAAGTGCCAGCGCGACGTTTCAATCCCCAACGGGCATCCCAAGCCATTTAGCCGCGGCCAGTTGGGCCTGTGTCATTCCCAACTTAGTACGGTTTCAATCCCCAACGGGCATCCCAAGCCATTTAGCCTCTTGCGCTACCAGGGGGTGATCGACACGTGGGAGCCGTTTCAATCCCCAACGGGCATCCCAAGCCATTTAGCCGCTGAACTGCAAGCGTTCGGTGCGCCCCTGGGATGGTTTCAATCCCCAACGGGCATCCCAAGCCATTTAGCCGGTCAGAGGCGAGCAGGATAGGCTGGCGCGTCATGAGTTTCAATCCCCAACGGGCATCCCAAGCCATTTAGCCCACTATGATTATGCTGTAAGTTACTCGATCTGGCGGGAAGTTTCAATCCCCAACGGGCATCCCAAGCCATTTAGCCGCCTATACGGGTGAGGTGCTGGCTCTGCCATCCATGCAGTTTCAATCCCCAACGGGCATCCCAAGCCATTTAGCCCTTGCTGAAGAATGCGCGGCGCGTGGCTGCAAGATACAGTTTCAATCCCCAACGGGCATCCCAAGCCATTTAGCCAAAGAGCGGCTTGCGGACAAGGATTTGACCGAGGAAGTTTCAATCCCCAACGGGCATCCCAAGCCATTTAGCCCTCGTTTACCGGCTACGTCCTGCGTCATCCTGAGCAGTTTCAATCCCCAACGGGCATCCCAAGCCATTTAGCCTGAGGTTACGTGGAACGGGAAAGCTCAGCAATGGCGCGTTTCAATCCCCAACGGGCATCCCAAGCCATTTAGCCATATCAATATCTGGCAAAGTTTGCCCAGGATATTGCGACGTTTCAATCCCCAACGGGCATCCCAAGCCATTTAGCCTGCTACCCCCCTAGTATAGCATAACAAGCCGATCCATGCAAGCGTTTGCGAGAGACTCGATTTTTGGGCTATTTTTGGGTCAAAAAAAAGAGGGCATTTTTGGGGTGTTTTGCCCTGAAGTCGCTTCTGGCGCGTTGCGAGAGATCGTGCTCAGCGATCCCGTCACTGCGACTCTCGCGGCAGAGCTTATATTCGAAGAATATTTCGCTGTAGCAGTGGCACTTCTATCTCTTCCGGTGAAGAGAGACTCAGGGGATGCTCTTAGTGGTTTGAGGATGGCAGGAATTGCTGAACCACCCGTAAGAGTTCGTCAATCTCAAACGGCTTGTAAAGAATGGGGATGCCTTTCTCTTTCAAAGTCTCTTCCTGCTCCCGCACCACCTGTACCGCCGCCGTACAGATAATCACCGGAATGTCTTTGGTCGGTCGGTACAACCTCAGCTTCTGTAACAGCAGGAACCCGCTTTCTTTTCCCCCCAGCTTCATATCCATCAGTATCAGGTCAGGTTGCAGCTGCTCTACATCCGCGACTTGCTCATAGGCGCTCCTCGAAGTCGTCACCCGGTAGCCTTCCGCCTCCAGCAAGAGCTGGTATAGCTCCAATAAGGATGAGTCATCGTCGATGATAAGAATATGCGAAGCCATTGGCCGACAAACCTCCTTCTTACCAGTGTGACTTCCTGAGCAGTAAAATTGCCTATATCCCACCGCTAAAATATAGCACATCTGCATATTCCTGTCTATTGGCCCTTTCATCCACCTCTATACCTGGTCCAGAGTAGGTAATATTGCTGCGTATTTTACCTTGATCATCGAAACTCAGAAATTTATACTTGAGGTACTGTCGCTTTCAGTACAATCGCTGAAAGAAGCCAGCTGTTCCCTCTATCCACATCATCTATTACAAAGGGGAGTCGTATGTTACCGGGCAACCAGGCGGCTTATGCGCCGGCAGGGGCCAGCATGTAAAGGAGAACATGATGATGATTCCAGCTACAAGGTCGGCGCCGATTCGCTCTATTCAGGCGGCCTTTCTACTCTGTACCCTCATGGCTGTCCTTGCCGCGAGTCCATTGCTCGCTTTCGCTTCCCCCAAAGCTGGTGGCTCCCAGGTATGGTCGTTCCAGACGGGTAACACCGTCACTTCCTCGCCGGCCATAGCCAATGGCGTCGTCTACATCGGCTCCGACGACTCCAATGTCTATGCTCTCAACGCCGCGACCGGCAAGAAAATCTGGTCTTTCAAGACGGGCGACCAGGTTCTCTCCTCGCCGGCAGTAGACAGCCTGATCGCCATCGGTTCGAACGATGACTTTGTCTACGCGCTGAATCCATGACTGGCATAGATCGATCAAGAGTTTTTACAAATGATTCCGGCCATCCCACACAAGCCGATGAATCGGCGGTGTGTACGATAAATCGAGAAGACCGAGGTCTCACTGGAAAAACTTGAACAACACACAAGCCGATGAATCGGCCTCATCGCAGCTTCGCGACAAACAGCGCGCGGTTGAGATAGCAATGCAAACAGGTGGCGGAAAAACTCGCCTCGCGCAGCCAGCGCAGGTGCTCTTCTAGTGTCGCGGGATGGTCTTCCTTGTGTTCCAATTGCTTCAGGAATTCATCCCCGCTCTGGCCACTCTTTACCGCACTTCCCTTCTCCAGGTGATTCCAGGCAACTCGATAAAGGTCCGCGAAATGATCTGCATCCAGGGCGATGCGGTCCATGAGCAGAAAGATGCCGTCCTCAGCAAGCAGATCGGCCACAAAGCGAAAGATAGCCTATTTTTTGTGATGCAAAGCCTGCACGCTCATCACAATTTGATACTTCCTGAAAGGCAGAACAAGCGTCTCTGTCTCCGAAAAATCACGCGTCACCAGCACATACTGCTCTTTCTTTCATACTACGCTCATCGCCTTTCCTCTCATCTTCTTCACGCTAGTATACAACACAACGTAGTCATTGTAAGGGCGCTACCTTGTGAACTCTTGTGGTCGCCCTCCTCAGGGTACGATACCTTTCAAAAAGGGACAGCATTCATAGCAAGTGCAGCAGTTTTCTGTTATACTCCTCTTGAAAATGGCATCAGGCAATTACGTGTGAAATAGCGCGCGGGCATCGTCCTGAATAGGCACAAAAGACTATCGAAAAAGAGCGCATTCCGACGTATATTGATCAGGAGGGAACCATGAATAGAATAACCAATCCAGATTTCCTGGCGATAGGCATGGGCGGCACGAATATGATGGCCATGCTGTGGACTGTTGCAGCGGGCCGTCAGGCCGTTGGCGTCGAAATGCGCGGCGATCCCTTTCTCGGCGTGCATTGGAATATTCGTGAAGACTTTTATCACCAGCTGGGCCTGATCGACCAGTTGATGCTCGAACGCTATAGCGAGGAGCAACTGCCGCGCCGTGGTGACGGACGACTATTTCGCCTCGCGGAATGCTTCTATAGCCCGCATACGGTTGCCGGAGACATCGTTGCCGACGAAATCATTGACGGCTTCGACTCTGACCAGCATATCGTAGGCACCATTCATCACGTTGAATTCATCGACGACCGCTGGCGCGATGGCTTGCCCAACCGTGTCATTACCGTGCTGGACCCACCTGAGCCACCAGACCATCCTGACCCGCGCAAGATTCGTACCAGCATGGTCGAGGTGCTGGATGGCCCGTCCACTTTCCAGGCCGAAGCCGCCTCCATCCAGAAGTTGCTGCGCCGCTACCTCGAGAAGCTGGAAGAGATCGACCGCAAGACGAACAGCAAGCCCCGCGTCCAACTCTATACGCACCACCGCGTAATTCCAACCGAGGGCGAGGGGTTTATCCACCTTCCCGATGGTCGCCTGCAGGTTCGCATCGAAGCCCTGCAGGAATTCGATTTCAAGGGGCAATTCGTGCGCGTGCGCGTGCCGGGTAGCGAGCCGATTGACCTCGGCGTGCCCGAATTGTTCATGATCGCCGAAGGGTTCAGTAGTTCCGATGCGAGACGCCTGGGATTTGAGCAAAAGGATGTCAAGGTCGATCACGGTGACGGGCGCGGGCTGGTCGTCGCGCAGGCAGACTTCCTGGCCGGTCTGATTGAGGTACTTATCGGCGGACGCCTGCGACGGCGCATCTCCTCGGCCTTTGACGAAAACGGCAGAGAATACTGGGTGCGGCAGATCGCGGTGGGCCACGAGAATGACCCGGAGGTTGGTTGGGTGCTGGTCCAGGTGCCAGACTTCAAGACCTTCGATCCCATTGTGGCGGGTCTCGTACCCGTGGGAACCGATCCCGGCTCGCCCGAATACTTCGCCTCTTACCAGCACCTGATCTACGACTACTACATGCGGCAGGCCGAGGAAATCCTGGATATTCCCCGCAATCAACTGATGCAGGTGCAGATGATCTACGGCCCGACATTATTCAGCCTCGTTGAAAGGGTTGGAGACGACGCGCAGGTTGCCGCCAACGGTGTAGTCGCGGGCGATTCCTTCGGCAATGGCCACTTCCTGACCAGCGGCGGGGCGATGACGGGAATGATCGGCCACGGCTACCGCGTCCTCGAATACTGGCGGGCGCGCGATGCAGGCGCTTCACCCTCTATCGCTATTCGCAAGCTCGCGGACAGCATCAAGGAAGATACCCTTGCCTGGCTTCACGTGAGCGCGACGGAATATAGCCAGGCCGCCCCCATCAACTTTGGCGCCGAACGTATCGAACAGATCAATAGGGCCGGCGGTACCGACTCCGGCGCACGTGCCAATGCTATTGAGTCCGCTCGCCGCCAGCGCCACGCGCTTATTCCTCTCGATCCATCCAACTGGAGACGACTATTCGTTCGCAACGGCAGAGTCCTTTCGGCGCTGCCGGAACTTGAACCGGACCACCCATTGCAGCGTCCAGAACACGAAGCCACCCTGCTCGCGGTAATGAAATCATTTCCGGTCGCACCCAACCAGTCAGGCCCTGTGCCCGCTACGGAGCAAGAGTCAGAGACCGGCGCGGAGACCATACGCAGGCCAGAGTCCCACGTAGATCAAGAACAGGAAGTTGGTCAGGAGACGATCCGCAGACCCATGCCTGTCGCCAATCAACCCCTTGATGTTGGCGAGGAGACCATCGTCAGGCCCAAAATCAGAATCGGCCAGGTCGCGCCGGAGAGCGCAAAAACTTACGCCTTTCTGGATATCGAGCAGCATGGGCAGGCCCCGCGGCGCATCGCCATCAAAGAAGACGCTGTACTTATCGGGCGGGCCGACCCTAAGAGCGGTATCAAACCACAGATCGACCTCGCGCCATTCGATTCCTCAACCAAAGTCTCGCGCCAGCACGCCCGTATTCGGGTGGAGGGCAATTCTTTCTCTGTCGAAGACCTCAATAGCCGCAATAAGACGCGCCTTGGCGATACAATATTGGCTCCGATGCAGCCGGCATCACTACAGGACGGAGACGTGATTAGCTTCGGGCCGGTCAAAGCGACGTTCCACCTGCTTGGAACGAGTGCGTTGCCCGTGCCCTGGTCGCAATCGTAGGAAAGGAAATACCATTATGACGACTTCGCCCGCGAACCAGCCGGGGCCATTCCCTTTTCGCTTTTTTGAAGGCCAGTTTACAGAAAATCCTTACCCTATGCTTGCCAACATGCGGGCAATGGGAGCCATCGTGGAAATTCCTCTTCCCTATGGCGACGGTATGAAGGCCTGGATGGTGACGCGCATGGAGGAAGCAGTACAGGTACTTAAGGATAGGCGCTTCACGGTTGATCGCTCCGCGGTTTTCGGCGAACGCTATTCAAAAGGAACAGACCAGCAGTTCAATCGGGGGCCGGGCTTCTTAAACCATTCCATGATTATGGTCGATGAGCCGGACCATCGCCGCCTGCGAGGACTGGTTTCTAAAGCGTTCACCCCGAAGTACATTGCAGGCCTGCGACCCGACATCCAGCAGATCGCGGACGAGTTGCTCGATAAGGTTCAGGAGCAGGGCAGCATGGACCTGGTGAGTGATTTTGCCTATCCGCTGCCCATCAATGTCATTTCGGACATGCTCGGCGTCCCACGCGAAAACCGCGCGTACATCCGCGAATGGTCGCAGGCATTGGCCGGCGGCGGCAATTACAGCAGGGAGCAACGCCGCGATCTCATGTACGCATTCTCCGACTATGTCGCGCAGCTGGTGGCCGAAAAGAGGCGGCACCCGCAGGATGACCTGATCAGCCATCTTATCACGCAAGAAGACGAAGGTGACCACCTCAGCGAGTCTGAATTGCTTTCTATGGTCGGCCTGCTCATCTTTGCCGGGCACGAGACAACTTCTAACCTGATCGGCATCGGCACACTGATGCTGCTGGATCACCCCGACCAGTTAGAAAAGTTGAAAGCAGACCCCAGCCTGGTGCCGTCAGCGGTAGAAGAGCTGTTGCGCTATAATGGGCCGGTTGCTGCGCCCATGCCACGCTTTGCCCTGGAAGATATCGAGCTGGGCGGGCAGCACTTCCACAAAGGTGATCTTGTACTCATCATGCTCGCCTCAGCGGACCGCGACGAGACGTTCTTTACGGACCCCGAAGAGCTGGATATCGCCCGCAACCTGAATCGTCACATCGCCTTCGGACAGGGCATTCATATCTGCCTGGGTGCCCCCCTGGCTCGGCTCGAAGGAGACATCGCCTTTACCACGCTGCTGCGGCGCATGCCCAACCTGCGGCTCAATGTACCTCGTGATACTATCACCTGGCGCGGCGGTTTCAACCTGCGCGGGCTTGTCAGCTTGCCGGTAGCATTTTAAACAAGGTCAATACGTTGCTGCATGGCGCGCAAACGATGCTTGTGGAGCCGA
This genomic interval from Ktedonobacteraceae bacterium contains the following:
- a CDS encoding cytochrome P450, translated to MTTSPANQPGPFPFRFFEGQFTENPYPMLANMRAMGAIVEIPLPYGDGMKAWMVTRMEEAVQVLKDRRFTVDRSAVFGERYSKGTDQQFNRGPGFLNHSMIMVDEPDHRRLRGLVSKAFTPKYIAGLRPDIQQIADELLDKVQEQGSMDLVSDFAYPLPINVISDMLGVPRENRAYIREWSQALAGGGNYSREQRRDLMYAFSDYVAQLVAEKRRHPQDDLISHLITQEDEGDHLSESELLSMVGLLIFAGHETTSNLIGIGTLMLLDHPDQLEKLKADPSLVPSAVEELLRYNGPVAAPMPRFALEDIELGGQHFHKGDLVLIMLASADRDETFFTDPEELDIARNLNRHIAFGQGIHICLGAPLARLEGDIAFTTLLRRMPNLRLNVPRDTITWRGGFNLRGLVSLPVAF
- a CDS encoding FHA domain-containing protein → MNRITNPDFLAIGMGGTNMMAMLWTVAAGRQAVGVEMRGDPFLGVHWNIREDFYHQLGLIDQLMLERYSEEQLPRRGDGRLFRLAECFYSPHTVAGDIVADEIIDGFDSDQHIVGTIHHVEFIDDRWRDGLPNRVITVLDPPEPPDHPDPRKIRTSMVEVLDGPSTFQAEAASIQKLLRRYLEKLEEIDRKTNSKPRVQLYTHHRVIPTEGEGFIHLPDGRLQVRIEALQEFDFKGQFVRVRVPGSEPIDLGVPELFMIAEGFSSSDARRLGFEQKDVKVDHGDGRGLVVAQADFLAGLIEVLIGGRLRRRISSAFDENGREYWVRQIAVGHENDPEVGWVLVQVPDFKTFDPIVAGLVPVGTDPGSPEYFASYQHLIYDYYMRQAEEILDIPRNQLMQVQMIYGPTLFSLVERVGDDAQVAANGVVAGDSFGNGHFLTSGGAMTGMIGHGYRVLEYWRARDAGASPSIAIRKLADSIKEDTLAWLHVSATEYSQAAPINFGAERIEQINRAGGTDSGARANAIESARRQRHALIPLDPSNWRRLFVRNGRVLSALPELEPDHPLQRPEHEATLLAVMKSFPVAPNQSGPVPATEQESETGAETIRRPESHVDQEQEVGQETIRRPMPVANQPLDVGEETIVRPKIRIGQVAPESAKTYAFLDIEQHGQAPRRIAIKEDAVLIGRADPKSGIKPQIDLAPFDSSTKVSRQHARIRVEGNSFSVEDLNSRNKTRLGDTILAPMQPASLQDGDVISFGPVKATFHLLGTSALPVPWSQS
- a CDS encoding response regulator gives rise to the protein MASHILIIDDDSSLLELYQLLLEAEGYRVTTSRSAYEQVADVEQLQPDLILMDMKLGGKESGFLLLQKLRLYRPTKDIPVIICTAAVQVVREQEETLKEKGIPILYKPFEIDELLRVVQQFLPSSNH
- a CDS encoding PQQ-binding-like beta-propeller repeat protein is translated as MMMIPATRSAPIRSIQAAFLLCTLMAVLAASPLLAFASPKAGGSQVWSFQTGNTVTSSPAIANGVVYIGSDDSNVYALNAATGKKIWSFKTGDQVLSSPAVDSLIAIGSNDDFVYALNP